actcccaggacaggtacagcacagggttagatatagagtaaagctccctctacactgtcccccatcaaacactcccaggacaggtacaggatgggcttagatatggagtaaagctccctctacactgtcccccatcaaacactcccaggacaggtacagcacggggttagatacagagtaaagctccctctacactgtccccatcaaacactcccaggacaggtacagcacagggttagatatagagtaaagctccctctacactgtccccatcaaacactcccaggacaggtacagcacggggttagatacagagtaaagctccctctacactgtccccatcaaacacacccaggacaggtacagcacggggttagatacagagtaaagctccctctacactgtccccatcaaacacccccaggacaggtacagcatggggttagatacagagtaaagctccctctacactgtcccccatcaaacactcccaggacaggtacagcacggggttagatacagggtaaagctccttctacacttcccccatcaaacactccgaggacaggtacagcacggggttagatacagagtaaagctccctctacactgtccccatcaaacactcccaggacaggtacagcacggggttagatacagagtaaagctccctctacactgtccccatcaaacacacccaggacaggtacagcacggggttagatacagagtaaagctccctctacactgtcctccctcaaacacccccaggacaggtacagcatggggttagatacagagtaaagctccctctacactgtcccccatcaaacactcccaggacaggtacagcacggggttagatacagagtaaagctccctctacactgtcccccatcaaacactcccaggacaggtacagcacggggttagatacagagtaaagctccctctacactgtccccatcaaacactcccaggacaggtacagcacggggttagatacagagtaaagctccctctacactgtcccccatcaaacactcccaggacaggtacagcacggggttagatacagagtaaagctccctctacactgtcccccatcaaacactcccaggacaggtacagcatggggttagatacagagtaaagctccctctacactgtccccatcaaacactcccaggacaggtacagcatggggttagatacagagtaaagctacctctacactgtccccatcaaacacccccaggacaggtacaggatggggttagatatggagtaaagctccctctacactgtccccatcaaacactcccaggacaggtacagcacagggttagatatagagtaaagctccctctacactgtccccatcaaacactcccaggacaggtacagcacggggttagatacagagtaaagctccctctacactgtccccatcaaacacacccaggacaggtacagcacggggttagatacagagtaaagctccctctacactgtccccatcaaacacccccaggacaggtacagcatggggttagatacagagtaaagctccctctacactgtccccatcaaacacccccaggacaggtacagcatggggttagatacagagtaaagctccctctacactgtcccccatcaaacactcccaggacaggtacagcacggggttagatacagagtaaagctccctctacactgtcccccatcaaacactcccaggacaggtacagcacggggttagatacagagtaaagctccctctacactgtccccatcaaacactcccaggacaggtacagcacggggttggatacagagtaaagctacctctacactgtccccatcaaacactcccaggacaggtacagcacggggttagatacagggtaaagctcccgctacactgtccccagcaaacactgtaagaagtttaacaacaccaggttaaagtccaacaggtatatttggtagcaaaagccacacaagctttcggagctgcaagccccttcttcaggtgagtgggaattctgttcacaaacagagcatataaagacacaacctcaatttacatgaataatggttggaatgcgaatacttacaactaatcaagtctttaagaaacaaaacaatgtgagtggagagagcatcaagacaggctaaaaagatgtgtattgtctccagacaagacagccagtgaaactctgtgggggttacagatagtgtgccatgaacccaagatcccggttgaggccgtcctcgtgtgtgcggaacttggctatcagtttctgctcagcgactctgcgctgtcgtgtgtcgcgaaggccgccttggagaacgcttacccaaatatcagaggccgaatgcccgtgaccgctgaagtgctccccaacaggaagagaacagtcttgcctggtgattgtcgagcggtgttcattcatccgttgtcgcagcgtctgcatagtttccccaatgtaccatgcctcgggacatcctttcttgcagcgtatcaggtagacaacgttggccgagttgcaagagtatgtaccgtgtacctggtggatggtgttctcacgtgagatgatggcatccgtgtcgatgatccggaacagccgacagagagatccacagtgcatccgaagaggaaagagtcgaattggactcctccggaaggccgctgccctcgacttgacatgtatgcccaagccgtcaggaggtgcgtcaacaccaaattcatcagcagcactcacaagacagccccgaacatcacccaagcacaacgtaatgccatccacgctctcaagaccaaccgcaacattgtcatcaaaccagcagacaaaggaggggccatcgtcatactgaacagaacggattactgcaaagaagtgtaccgacaactaaacaacgaggaacactacagacagttacctgcagatccgaccaaagaacacacccgtcaactcaacactctgatcaagacctttgatccggaccttcagaacaccctccgtgctctcatcccacgtactccccgcgttggagatctctactgcctcccgaagatacacaaggcaaacacacccggccgtcccatcgtatcgggcaatgggaccctgtgcgagaacctctccggctatgtcgagggcatcctgaaacccattgtacaaagaacccccagcttttgtcgcgacacgacggacttccgacagaaactcggcacacatggagcagttgaaccaggagcgctcctcgtcacaatggatgtctcggcactctacaccaggatcccccatgacgatggcattgctgcaacggcctcagtgctcagcgccaacaactgccagtttccagatacaattttacatctcatccgcttcatcctggaccacaatatcttcaccttcaacaaccagttcttcatccagacacacggaacagccatggggaccaaattcgcacctcaatatgccaacatcttcatgcacaggttcgaacaagacttcttcaccgcacgggaccttcaaccgatgctatacactagatacatcgatgacattttcttcctttggactcatggtgaacaatcactgaaacaactctatgatgacatcaacaagttccatcccaccatcaggctcaccatagactactctccggaatcggttgcattcttggacacgcacatctccattaaggacggtcacctcagcacctcactgtaccgcaagcccacggataacctcacgatgctccacttctccagcttccaccctaaacacgttaaagaagccatcccctacggacaagccctccgaatacacaggatctgctcggatgaggaggatcgcaacagacacctccagacgctgaaagatgccctcataagaacaggatatggcgctcgactcattgatcaacagttccaacgcgccacagcgaaaaaccgcaccgacctcctcagaagacaaacacgggacacagtggacagagtacccttcgttgtccagtacttccccggagcggagaagctacggcatctcctccggagccttcaacatgtcattgatgaagacgaacatctcgccaaggccatctccacacccccacttcttgccttcaaacaaccgcacaacctcgaacagaccattgtccgcagcaaactacccagccttcaggagaacagtgaccatgacaccacacaaccctgccacagcaacctctgcaagacgtgccggatcatcgacacggatgccatcatctcacgtgagaacaccatccaccaggtacacggtacatactcttgcaactcggccaacgttgtctacctgatacgctgcaagaaaggatgtcccgaggcatggtacattggggaaactatgcagatgctgcgacaacggatgaatgaacaccgctcgacaatcagcaggcaagactgttctcttcctgttggggagcacttcagcggtcacgggcattcggcctctgatattcgggtaagcgttctccaaggcggccttcgcgacacacgacggcgcagagtcgctgagcagaaactgatagccaagttccgcacacacgaggacggcctcaaccgggatattgggttcatggcacactatttgtaacccccacagagtttcactggctgtcttgtctggagacaatacacatctttttagcctgtcttgatgctctctccactcacattgttttgtttcttaaagacttgattagttgtaagtattcgcattccaaccattattcatgtaaattgaggttgtgtctttatatgccctgtttgtgaacagaattcccactcacctgaagtaggggcttgcagctccgaaagcttgtgtggcttttgctaccaaataaacctgttggactttaacctggtgttgttaaacttcttactgtgtttcccccagtccaacgccggcatctccacatcatgcccatcaaacactcccaggacaggtacaggatggggttagatatagagatactcccagcacagggttagatatagagtaaagttccctctacactgtccccatcaaacactcccaggacaggtacagcacggggttggatacagagtaaagctcactctacactgtccccatcaaacactcccaggacaggtacagcacggggttagatacagagtaaagctccctctacactgtccctatcaaatactcccaggacaggttcagcacgggattagatacagagtaaagctccctctacactgtcccccatcaaacactcccaggacaggtacagcacagggttagatacagagtaaagctccttccacaccatccccatcaaacactcccaggacaggtacggcacggggttagatacagagtaaagctccctccacactatccccatcaaacactcccaagacaggtacagcctggggttagatacagagtaaagctccctctacattgtccccatcaaacactcccaggacaggtacagcacggggttagacacagagtaaaactccctctgcactgtccccaccaaacacccccaggacatatacagcacggggttagatacagagtaaagctccctctacactgtcccccatcaaacactcccaggacaggtacagcacggggttagatacagagtaaagctccctctaagctGATAACTCATTCTGCCCTTCTGCGAAATGATGCCCATTTATGAAAGGGCCGTTTAACTTGGCATCAGGgactcctgacagtgcagcagtccctcagtacggCAGTGGGAGGGCCGGCTTGGTTGCTGTGTGAGAGAGCCTGTGGTGTGGGACTcctgtctctgttcctgtgtgaacCCACTATCTGACTCTGGCTTCTGAGTGTGGCCCACCGTGAGGGAGGAGGCCACAATTTTAACCTATTGCACCGCTTGGAAAAATGAAGAAATACCTGATTTAACCACCCTCCGACATCCCCGGCCCTGGGTCTCCCAACTCTCAATTTTGTGACAGAAAAAGGCCGCCAGGTGTTGGGAagattcttttcatagaatccctatgggacagaatgaggacattcggcccatcgagtctgccccgaccacaatcccacccaggccctatccctgttactccacgtatttaccccgctaatcccccgacactaaggggcaatttagcatggccaatccacctaacctgcacatctttggacactaaggggcaatttagcatggccaatccacctaacctgcacatctttggacactaaggggcaatttagcatggccaatccaccttacctgcacatctttggactctaaggggcaatttagcatggccaatccacctaacctgcacattttcggacactaaggggcaatttagcatggccaatccacctaacctgcacatctttggacattaaggggcaattttgcatggccaatccatctaacctacacatctttggacactaaggggcaatttagcatggccaatccacctaacctgctcaactttggacactaaggggcaatttagcatggccaatccacctaactgcacatcttgggtcactgaggggcaattccacacgggcagtcacccgaggccggaatcgaaccagggtccttggcgctgtgaggcagcagtgctaactactgtgctgcccatgaaAGTCGTAGTATGGGGGTCAAAATGGATTTACGGTAAAGAGCAGGAGATTTggagggaaaacctttttcacccagaggctggtgcgggtctggaacccactgcctgaaagggtgatagaggcaggaaccctcacaccctttgagaagcatttagatgagcacttgaaacacccgAGCACACAAGGCGATGGACCAAGTGCTAACcccatgctggaaaatgggaattgGAATAGATTTGCTTGATGGCAGACacggacgcaatgggccgaagggccttttttatTTGTGCTGTAAATCTCTTCCTGTTGAAGGTACtcctcaccacctcccccaccacaggAGACCTGTGCTGGAATGGAAGACCCCattggtgtcatagaatcattgagtcatggaggtttacagcatggaaacaggcccttcagcccaacttgtccatgctgcccttttttttaaaacccctaagctaatcccaattgcccgcatttggcccatgtccctctatacccatcgtacccatgtaactatctaaatgctttttaaaagacaaaattgtacctgcctctactactaccactggcagctcgttccagacactcaccaccctctgtgtgaaaaaattgcccctctggacacttttgtatctctcccctctcaccttaaacctatgccctctagttttagtctcccctacctttgggaaaagatattgactatctaccttgtctatgcccctcattattttatagacctctatgaggtcacccctcagcctcctacgctccagagaaaaaagtcccagtctatccagcctctcataactcaatccatcaagtcccagtagcatccgagtaaatcttttctgtactttttctagtttaataatatcctttctataatagggtgaccagaactgcacacagtattccaagtgtggccttaccaatgtcttccaattgtaaagtttatttattgtcacaagtaggtttatattaacgctgcaatgaagttactgtgaaattccccttgtcgccacactccggcacctgttcgggtacactgcgggagaatttggcacggccaatgcacccaaccagcgcaTCTATCGGGATGAAACCatagcacctgaaggaaacccacgcagacacggggagaaagtgcagactctgcacagacagtgacccaaaccggggatcgaaccctggcgctgtgaggcagcagtgctaaccactgatttattattacatgtattcttatacagtgaaaagaattgattcttgcatgctatacaaagcataccgttcatagagaaggagagagtgcagaatgtagtgttacagtcatagctagggtgtagagaaagatcaactcaatgcgaggtaggtccattcaaaagtctgacggcagcagggaagaagctgttcttgagtcggttggtacgtgacctcagacttttgtatctttttcccgatggaagagagaatgtccggggtatgtggggtccttgattatgctggctgctttcccgaggcagtgggaagtatagacagagtcaatggatgggaggctggtttgcgtgatggattgggctacattcaccttttgtagtttaaggtaaaaggactaggggagagggggaaagagagaggtcgTGGTGCTGCCTCACCAACACATGTAAGCCGCACAAcatcaggtttaagtccaacaggtttatttggactcaGAAGCTTTCAGAACATTGCTCCTTCGTTAtaaattcttcacattccaatctataATTAtacctttgtctatatatgccgtgtttgtgaacctacctccactcacctgatgaaggagcagcgctccgaaagctcgtgattccaaataaacctgttggactttaacctggtaccaaacaagaaaatgctggaaaatctcagcgggtctggcagcatctgtaaggagagaaaagagctgacgtttcgagtccagatgaccctttgtcaaggctttaacctggagttgtgagatttcttagtgGGGCattacctagtgttgtgagacctcttactgtgcccacttctGATCACTCACCTGAaagagcagcgttccaaaagctcgtgatatcaaataaacctgttggactttaacctggtgttgagagacatcGTACTGcgactttacctggtgttgtgagaattgttAGTGGttctttacctggtgttgtgagacggaGTTGTGAGACCACTGAGTGGTTCtttacctagtgttgtgagacttgttactgggactgtacctggtgttgtgagacttcttgatttgatttattattgtcatatgtatttgcatacagtgaaaagtattgtttcttgcgcgctatgcaaacaaggcataccattcatagagaaggcaaggtgagagtgcagaatgtagtgttacagtcatagttagggcatagagaaagatcaacttaatgcaaggtaggcccattcaaaagtctgacagcagcagggaagaagctgttcttgagtcggttgatacgtgacctcagacttttgtatccttttcccaacggaagaaggtggaagagagaatgtccggggtgcgtggggtccttaattatgctggctgcttcgccgaggcagtgggaagtgtagacagagtcaatggatgggaggctggtttgtgtgatggactgggctacattcacgacgttttgtagttccttgtggtcttgggcagagcaggagccccagaccaagctgtgatacaaccagaaagaatgctttctatggtgcatctgtaaaagttggagagaatcgtagctgacatgccaaatttccttagtcttctgagaaagtagaggcattggtgggctttcttaactatagtgtcggcatggggggaccaggacaggttgttggtgatctggacacctaaaaagtgACACCTTAGTGGTTAtttacctagtgttgtgagacatcgtgctgggactataacctggtgttgtgagacttgttagtGGTTCtttacctagtgttgtgagatgttattgggactataacctggtgttgtgagaccacttaGTGGCTCtttacctagtgttgtgagatgttattgggactataacctggtgttgtgaatccTGTTAGTGGAACTTTacttgctgttgtgagacttgttgctggaactgtaacctggtgttgtgaaactagtTAGTGGTTCTTTACCTAGTGTTGAGGTCGTGGTGCTGCCTCACCAACACATGTAAGCCGCACAAcatcaggtttaagtccaacaggtttatttggactcaGAAGCTTTCAGAACATTGCTCCTTCGTTCTTTACCTAGTGTTGAGATGTTACTGGGACtgtaacctggagttgtgagacctggagttgtgagaccaCTTAGTGGAACTTTACCTGGTGTTGAGATGTTCCtgggactgtaacctggtgtgtgagacctcccactgtgcccaccccagtcccagaCTGGCACCTCCAGCTCCTCACCAGCACACAGCCCCACCATGGGGCTTCTTGTCTCAGTGGGAAGAAAAGCAGTGACCCGGGGGGCTATTTTAACCAtgtcccctctctctgctccttgtCTTTGCAGGCCAAGCTAATCGTGCCCAACAGCACGGCGGGGCTGATCATCGGCAAGGGCGGCGCCACGGTGAAGGCGGTGATGGAGCAGTCGGGGGCCTGGGTGCAGCTGTCGCAGAAGCCGGAGGGCATCAACCTGCAGGAGCGGGTGGTGACGGTGAGCGGCGAGGGAGAGCAGAACCGCAAGGCGCTGGAGCTGATCGTGCAGAAGGTGCAGGAGGACCCGCAGAGCGGCAGCTGCCTCAACATCAGCTACGCCAACATCTCGGGCCCGGTGGCCAACTCCAACCCCACCGGCTCGCCGTACGCCAACTCAGGGGGCGAGGTGCTGGCGCCGGTCGCCGCCtcggccgccgccgccgccgccgccgccggctTGCTGGGCCACCACCACGCCGGCAACCTGGCGGGCTTCGGCGGCGGTGGCGGCGGCCTGGCGGCGGCCTTCACCGGCAACGACCTGCTGGCCATCAGCTCGGCGCTCAACACGCTGGCCAGCTACGGCTACAACACGGGCTCGctgggcctgggcctgggccCGGCCACTGCCAGCGGCGTCCTGGCGGCGGTGGCGGCCAGCGCCAACCCGGCGGCGGCGGCCGCCGCCAACCTGCTGGCCTCGTACGCCAGCGAGGCCTCGGGCGGCGGGGGTGGCGGCGGCGGAGGAggcggcgggggaggagggaaccccggaggaggagggggaggcgcGGTGAGTACCTTCTCGCTGGGCTCGCTGGCCGCCAACGGCTACTTCGGCGCCGCCGCCGCCTCGCCGCTGGCCGCCTCCGGCTCCATCCTGGCCGCCGAGAAGCTGGGCGAGGCCTCCAAGGACGTGCTGGAGATCGCCGTGCCCGAGAACCTGGTGGGCGCCATTTTGGGCAAGGGCGGCAAGACGCTGGTGGAGTACCAGGAGTTGACTGGCGCCCGCATCCAGATCTCCAAGAAAGGCGACTTCCTCCCCGGCACCCGCAACCGCAAGGTCACCATCAGCGGCTCACCGGCCGCCACGCAGGCCGCCCAGTACCTCATCAGCCAGCGGATCACCTATGAGCAGGGGGTCCGTGCCGCCAACCTCCAGAAAGTGGGTTAGCACAAACAGCTCTCCCTTTCCTTTTTAAACTCAGAGGGGGCGTATAGAGTACTTGATTCCGATTAAAACGTCTGGTATTATTAATATATTATATGACAACGTCAGAGATCTGTGTATATGTAAATAATGTTTGCCTCTGCTCTCCATGGAGACGACGCcacactttcccctctccccccctgacCCTCCCAGCTCCCATCccaccttcaccctcctccctctAACAGAGTCCCCTTCGGTAATTccatctccaccccccctccctttaACAGTCCCTTCACTTAATTCCATCTTCACCCACTCCcctgatttcatttcatttccatCCTCCTCCCTTTATTCCATCTCCATCCTCCTCCCTTTAACAGTCcctttattttattccattttatTTTAATCCCCTCAGTCCCTTAATTTTATTTCATTCAATTTTCATCCCCTCAGTGTCTTTACTttacccccccccctttattttatTCCCCCGGTCTCCCTGTGGGACAAGTGTCCCCAGTCCCTTTAACTTACTCACACCCTCCTTCTCCCCATAGGGCATGGCCCCTCAATTCCTTTAAATTATTGCCCCCCTGTCCCCATGGGACATGACCCACTTAATC
This DNA window, taken from Mustelus asterias chromosome 24, sMusAst1.hap1.1, whole genome shotgun sequence, encodes the following:
- the LOC144511421 gene encoding RNA-binding protein Nova-1-like isoform X2 — encoded protein: MMAPMQQNGTHIELDPPDSRKRPLEAPIDAGSTKRTNTGEEGEFFLKVLIPSYAAGSIIGKGGQTIVQLQKETGATIKLSKSKDFYPGTTERVCLIQGTVEALNAVHDFIAEKVREMPQNVGKTEPVNILQPQTNVNPDRIKQPIPSCDTTRKNNPQDPYSTEGGHSAHQAKLIVPNSTAGLIIGKGGATVKAVMEQSGAWVQLSQKPEGINLQERVVTVSGEGEQNRKALELIVQKVQEDPQSGSCLNISYANISGPVANSNPTGSPYANSGGEVLAPVAASAAAAAAAAGLLGHHHAGNLAGFGGGGGGLAAAFTGNDLLAISSALNTLASYGYNTGSLGLGLGPATASGVLAAVAASANPAAAAAANLLASYASEASGGGGGGGGAVSTFSLGSLAANGYFGAAAASPLAASGSILAAEKLGEASKDVLEIAVPENLVGAILGKGGKTLVEYQELTGARIQISKKGDFLPGTRNRKVTISGSPAATQAAQYLISQRITYEQGVRAANLQKVG
- the LOC144511421 gene encoding RNA-binding protein Nova-1-like isoform X3, whose protein sequence is MMAPMQQNGTHIELDPPDSRKRPLEAPIDAGSTKRTNTGEEGEFFLKVLIPSYAAGSIIGKGGQTIVQLQKETGATIKLSKSKDFYPGTTERVCLIQGTVEALNAVHDFIAEKVREMPQNVGKTEPVNILQPQTNVNPDRIKQAKLIVPNSTAGLIIGKGGATVKAVMEQSGAWVQLSQKPEGINLQERVVTVSGEGEQNRKALELIVQKVQEDPQSGSCLNISYANISGPVANSNPTGSPYANSGGEVLAPVAASAAAAAAAAGLLGHHHAGNLAGFGGGGGGLAAAFTGNDLLAISSALNTLASYGYNTGSLGLGLGPATASGVLAAVAASANPAAAAAANLLASYASEASGGGGNPGGGGGGAVSTFSLGSLAANGYFGAAAASPLAASGSILAAEKLGEASKDVLEIAVPENLVGAILGKGGKTLVEYQELTGARIQISKKGDFLPGTRNRKVTISGSPAATQAAQYLISQRITYEQGVRAANLQKVG
- the LOC144511421 gene encoding RNA-binding protein Nova-1-like isoform X4 — translated: MMAPMQQNGTHIELDPPDSRKRPLEAPIDAGSTKRTNTGEEGEFFLKVLIPSYAAGSIIGKGGQTIVQLQKETGATIKLSKSKDFYPGTTERVCLIQGTVEALNAVHDFIAEKVREMPQNVGKTEPVNILQPQTNVNPDRIKQAKLIVPNSTAGLIIGKGGATVKAVMEQSGAWVQLSQKPEGINLQERVVTVSGEGEQNRKALELIVQKVQEDPQSGSCLNISYANISGPVANSNPTGSPYANSGGEVLAPVAASAAAAAAAAGLLGHHHAGNLAGFGGGGGGLAAAFTGNDLLAISSALNTLASYGYNTGSLGLGLGPATASGVLAAVAASANPAAAAAANLLASYASEASGGGGGGGGAVSTFSLGSLAANGYFGAAAASPLAASGSILAAEKLGEASKDVLEIAVPENLVGAILGKGGKTLVEYQELTGARIQISKKGDFLPGTRNRKVTISGSPAATQAAQYLISQRITYEQGVRAANLQKVG
- the LOC144511421 gene encoding RNA-binding protein Nova-1-like isoform X5, which translates into the protein MMAPMQQNGTHIELDPPDSRKRPLEAPIDAGSTKRTNTGEGEFFLKVLIPSYAAGSIIGKGGQTIVQLQKETGATIKLSKSKDFYPGTTERVCLIQGTVEALNAVHDFIAEKVREMPQNVGKTEPVNILQPQTNVNPDRIKQPIPSCDTTRKNNPQDPYSTEGGHSAHQAKLIVPNSTAGLIIGKGGATVKAVMEQSGAWVQLSQKPEGINLQERVVTVSGEGEQNRKALELIVQKVQEDPQSGSCLNISYANISGPVANSNPTGSPYANSGGEVLAPVAASAAAAAAAAGLLGHHHAGNLAGFGGGGGGLAAAFTGNDLLAISSALNTLASYGYNTGSLGLGLGPATASGVLAAVAASANPAAAAAANLLASYASEASGGGGGGGGAVSTFSLGSLAANGYFGAAAASPLAASGSILAAEKLGEASKDVLEIAVPENLVGAILGKGGKTLVEYQELTGARIQISKKGDFLPGTRNRKVTISGSPAATQAAQYLISQRITYEQGVRAANLQKVG
- the LOC144511421 gene encoding RNA-binding protein Nova-1-like isoform X1 translates to MMAPMQQNGTHIELDPPDSRKRPLEAPIDAGSTKRTNTGEEGEFFLKVLIPSYAAGSIIGKGGQTIVQLQKETGATIKLSKSKDFYPGTTERVCLIQGTVEALNAVHDFIAEKVREMPQNVGKTEPVNILQPQTNVNPDRIKQAKLIVPNSTAGLIIGKGGATVKAVMEQSGAWVQLSQKPEGINLQERVVTVSGEGEQNRKALELIVQKVQEDPQSGSCLNISYANISGPVANSNPTGSPYANSGGEVLAPVAASAAAAAAAAGLLGHHHAGNLAGFGGGGGGLAAAFTGNDLLAISSALNTLASYGYNTGSLGLGLGPATASGVLAAVAASANPAAAAAANLLASYASEASGGGGGGGGGGGGGGGNPGGGGGGAVSTFSLGSLAANGYFGAAAASPLAASGSILAAEKLGEASKDVLEIAVPENLVGAILGKGGKTLVEYQELTGARIQISKKGDFLPGTRNRKVTISGSPAATQAAQYLISQRITYEQGVRAANLQKVG